GCCGGCGAGGTCTTCGAACCGCACCGAGAGCTGGTCGGTGAGGTACAGCCCGTGCTCGCGGGCGAGGTCGTCGAGCCGGTCGGGCAGGGTGCGGCCCGCCGCCTTGAGGCGGTTGGCGAGCTGGGCCACGAGCAGGGCGGCGGAGATCCCGTCCTTGTCGCGCACCTGGTCCGGGTCGACGCAGTAGCCGAGCGCCTCCTCGTACCCGAAGGCCAGGGCGGGGGTGCGCGCGATCCACTTGAAACCCGTGAGCGTGGTCGCGTGGGCCAGTCCGTGGCGGTGGGCGATGGCGGCCAGCAGACGGGAGGACACCACGCTGTTCGCCAGCACCGGGCGGTCCTGCGCGCCGTCGAACGTGCCGGCGAGCCGGGAGGCGATGTCGTCGCCCAGCAGCGCGCCGACCTCGTCGCCGTGCAGCATCCGCCAGCCCTGCGACGTCGCGGTCTCGGCGCCCTGGTAGGTGCCCTGGCGCCGGTCGTGCACGGCGACGGCGCAACGGTCGGCGTCCGGGTCGTTCGCGATGACGATGTCGGCGTGCGCGTCCTGCGCGACGGCGACCGCCATGTCGATGGCGCCCTTCTCCTCCGGGTTCGGGAACACCACGGTGGGGAAGTCGGGGTCTGGGCGGCGCTGCTCCTCGACGGGCACGACGTGCGTGAACCCGGCCTCGGCGAGCACCCGCGCGAGCACCTGCCCGCCCACGCCGTGCAGCGACGTGGTGACGATGCGCAGGGTGCGCGGGGTCTCGTCGGCCAGGGCGAGGGTGGCGGCGACGTAGTCGTCGACGATCGACGCGTCGAGCGTGGTCCAGCCCGACTCCGCGCGCGGCACCGCTGCGGCCGGGCCGACGGCGGCGATCTGCTCGGCGATCAGGACGTCGTAGGGGGGCACGATCTGGGCGCCCTGCCCGGCGTCCGTGACGACGCGCCCGCCCAGGTAGACCTTGTAGCCGTTGTCCGCCGCCGGGTTGTGCGAGGCCGTGACCATGACGCCGGCGTCGGCGGACAGGTGCCGCACCGCGAACGACAGCACCGGCGTCGGCAGCGGGGAGGGCAGGACCAGCACCTCGGCGCCCTGGGCGGTGAGCACGGCCGCGGTGTCGCGTGCGAAGTCCGCCGAGCGGTGCCGGGCGTCGAAGCCGACGACGACGCGCGGCGGCGTCGCCCCGGACGCGGCACCGAGTGCCGAACCCAGGTATGCGCCCAGCCCCGCGGCGGCCCCGATCACCACCGACCGGTTCATCCGGTTCGGGCCCGCCGCCATCGCCCCGCGCAGCCCAGCCGTACCGAACTGCAGCCGTGCGGCGAACCGGTCCTGCAGCTCCGCCCGCGCCTGCACCGCGCCCGGGGCGGTCGCCCGCGCGCGCTCCACCAGGGCGTGCAGCTCGGCCTTGTCGACGTCGTCGACGTCGTCGTGCGCCCACGCGGTGGCCGCGTCGAGGAGCGACTGCAGGGACTCGGTCTGCTCGGTCACGTGGGCCTCCGGGTGCGGGGTGGTGTCGACAGGCTCAACCACCGGGGGTCAGACGAGCTTGACGATGCGGGCGAGCAGGTCGCTGATCACGGGTCCGGCCTTGGCGCCCGCCTCCAGCACCTCCTCGTGCGAGAGCGGTTGCGGGCTGACCCCCGCGGCGAGGTTGGTCACCAGCGACATGCCGAGCACCTCCATGCCGCAGTGCCGCGCCGCGATGGCCTCCAGCCCCGTGGACATGCCCACCAGGTCGGCGCCCATGATCCCCGCCGCACGCACCTCCGCCGGGGTCTCGTAGTGCGGGCCGGGGAACTGGGCGTACACACCCTCCGGCAGCGTCGGGTCCACGGTGCGCGCCAGCTCGCGCAGCCGCGGCGTGTACAGGTCGGTGACGTCGACGAACGTCGCACCCTCGAGCGGCGACGTCGCGGTGAGGTTCAGGTGGTCACGGATCAGCACCACCTGGCCCGGCCGCCACGAGACGTGCAGGCCGCCGCAGCCGTTGGTCAGCACCAGCGCCGACGCCCCGGTGGCCGCCGCCGTGCGCACCGCGTGGGCGACCCGGCGCACCCCGCGCCCCTCGTACAGGTGGGTGCGCGAGCCGAGCACCAGCACGTTGCGCGTCGACCCGTCCGCCCGTTCGATGCACACGGAGCGCGTGGTGCCCACGTGCCCGGCCACCGTCGGCTTGGCGAACCCCGGGATCTCGTGCGACGGGATCTCCGCGACGACGTCGCCCAGCAGCTCGGCGGCGCCACCCCAGCCGGAGCCGAGCACCAGGGCGATGTCGTGCCCGTCGACACCCGAGACCTCGGCGATGTGGTCGGCCGCCGCACGCGCGACGTCGAACGGGTCGGTCGCCGGGTCGTCGAGGTCCGGCACGGAAGCGGCGTTGCTGGTCATGGTCCGAGGCTAATCCGTCGGCTGCAACAATGTCGGCCGTGGGAAGCGACACGTCACCTCAGACCACAGTCCGCGACGGCCAGCGTGTCGTGATCCTCGGCGGTGGACCGGGCGGGTATGAGGCCGCGCTCGTCGCCCGCCGGCTCGGCGCCGACGTCACCGTCGTCGAGAAGCAGGGTCTCGGTGGGGCCGCCGTCCTCACCGACGTCGTCCCGTCCAAGACCCTCATCGCCACCGCCGAGTGGCTCACCATCGCCGAGAGGGCCCCCGAGCTCGGCATCCGCGGCAGCGGCGACGGGAAGTACGGGGTCGACCTCACCGCCGTCAACACGCGCGTCCTGGCGCTCGCGGCCGCGCAGTCCGCCGACATCCGGGCACGGCTCGAGCGCGAGGGCATCGTCGTCGTCACGGGGCAGGGCCGGCTCGACGGGCCGTCGCGGGTGGTCGTCTCCGGGCCGGGGGCCGACGACGTCGCCTACGACGCCGACGCCGTGCTGGTCGCGGTGGGTGCCACGCCGCGCGTGCTGCCGACGGCGGTGCCCGACGGCGAGCGCATCCTCACGTGGACGCAGCTCTACTCGCTCGACGCGCTGCCGGAGCGGCTGATCGTCGTCGGCTCCGGGGTCACGGGCGCCGAGTTCGCCGGGGCGTACCAGGCGCTGGGCAGCGACGTCGTGCTCGTCTCGTCGCGCGACCGGGTGCTGCCAGGGGAGGACGAGGACGCCGCCGCGCTGCTGGAGGGCGTGTTCCGTGGGCGGGGCATGGAGGTGCTCTCGCGCTCCCGGGCCGCCGCGGCGTCGCGCACCGCGTCCGGGGTGGAGGTCACGCTCGACGACGGCCGGGTGGTCGAGGGGTCGCACGTGCTCGTCGCCGTCGGCGCCGTGCCGGCCACCCGTGGCATCGGGCTCGAGGAGGCGGGCGTCGCGCTGAGCAGCTCCGGGCATGTGGTCGTGGACAAGGTCTCGCGCACCACGGCCCGCGGCGTCTACGCCGCCGGCGACTGCACGGGCGTGCTGCCGCTCGCCTCCGTCGCGGCCCAGCAGGGCCGGATCGCGATGGCGCACGCGCTCGGCGACGCCGTCGAACCGCTGCGCCTCGGCACCGTCGCGGCCAACATCTTCACCGCCCCCGAGATCGCCACCGTCGGCTACTCCGAGAAGGACCTGCGCCAGCGCAGCATCCGCTACGTCACGACGACGATCCCGCTGGCCCGCAACCCGCGCGCCAAGATGCTGGGCATGCGCGACGGGTTCGTCAAGCTGTTCGCGCACCCCGAGGCCGGTGTGGTGCTCGGCGGCGTGGTCGTCGCGCCCCGCGCCTCCGAGCTCGTCTTCCCGATCACCCTCGCCGTCGCGCACCGGCTCACCGTCGACGACGTCGCGGGCGCGTTCACCGTCTACCCGTCGCTGTCGGGCTCGATCGCCGAGGCCGCGCGCACGCTGCACGGCACCCGCGACCCGGGCGAGGCGTAGGGTCGGGACGTGCTGATCCGCCTCACGCCGGCCGAGGCCGTCGCGCTCGCCGCGATGGGTGGCGCCGCGCTGCCACCCGTCATCACCTCGGTCACCGCCGACGACGACACGATCCGGGTGACCGCCGACCTGCGCAGGCTGGACGACCTGCCCGGTGCGCTCAAGCTCGCCGCCCGCCTGGCCCCGGTCGTGCGCGCCGACGTGCGGGTGCTCCGGTTCGCCGCCCCGACCGCCACGCTGGGCGTCGACGTCAACGCGTCCGGGCTGCCCGCTCGCCGCCTGCTCGGGCTGCTCTCCGCGCCGATCGCGGCAGCGCTGCGCCGCAAAGGCCTGCCGCCGGACGCCGTCACCATCGAGTCCGACGGCGTCGTCGTCGCCGACGTCGCGGCGCTGCTCGTCCCGGTGCTGCCCGGCCTGGACGTGACGCGGCTCGCCGTCGAGAAGGGCGAGCTCGTGGTCGAGGCATCGGCCTGACACCCGGAACACCGGTGCAGGACCCCGAGAACCAGCCCGCTCAGTGCAACGACGGATGCAGCGCCGTCGACCGCAGCGCCACTCCGGCGTGGCCGGCAGCCGCGGTCAGGCAGCCGGTGACCCCGCTGCCGCGCAACCGTGCCACCAGGAACCCCGCGAAGAACGCGTCGCCGGCACCGTTCGTGTCGACCACCTCGGTCGGTACCGCAGCGACCTCATAGCGCGCCCCACCGGCATCCATCGCCATCGCTCCGGCCGCGCCGCGCGTGCACACGGCCAGGCGCGGGCCCCGCGCCACGCACCCCGCAAGCAGCTCCCACGGATCGTCCACGGCATCGTCGTTCATGAAGACGACGTCGGCCGCGCGCAGGAACGGTTCGTGGAAGGCAGAGGCTCCGTCGTAGTCGTGCAGATCCGTCCACACCGGGGCCGTCCAGGCAGAGCCGCCCGACGTCCGGCGTTCGAGCAGCCGCGCGCCGAGCGTGCACAGGTCGATGACCGCGATCTCGGCGACGTCGAGGTGAGCCTCCGCAGCGGCCACGACCGTCTCGTCCGGTTCGGACGGTACGGCGACATAGAGGGAGACGCGCTCGCCGGCATCCGTCATGAGGTTGACATGCTGCTCTGTCGCTGCGGAACGATGCCTGACCACCGTCACCCCGGCCCGCTCCAACGCACGCCCCACGTGAACGCCTTCGTCGTCGTCGCCGAGCTGGGCGTGCAGCACCGTCTCGACACCGAGCCCGGTCAGGTGCACGGCCTTGCCGGCGGAGGTGCCGCCGACGGTGCGGACCGACGCGGTGGCGAACTGCATGTGCGGCACGGGCTCGGGCAGCCGGTCGAGCAGGATGAGGTGGTTCCACGAAGCAGGCCCGCACACGATGACTGTCACGGCGGCCAGTGAATCACGAAGGGCTGCGGGTGCGGCGCACGTCGTCGAGCGCCGACAACAACCCGGGCAGCGCCGCCGCGAACGCCGGGTGCAGCGGCAGCCGGTCCACGCCCTGCGCCGGGACCCACTGCACCGCGAGACTCTCCGGGTCCGTCACCGCGGGCACGACGTCGGCGCCGTCCGCGGCCACCGCAAGCACCGTCGTGTACCGCCACACACCGTGATCGAGCACGTGCCGCCCGACGACGCGGACCTGACCGGCCGCGATCCCCGCCTCCTCGGTCGACTCCCGCAGCGCCCCCGCCACGGCGTCCTCCCCGGCCGCGAGCGCGCCGCCCGGGATGCCCCACGTGCCGCCGTGGTGCGACCACAGCGCCCGGTGCTGGAGGACCAGGTCCCACGCCAGGGCGGCGTCCGTCGTCGTGCCGCCCGGGGCGCCTCGCGCGAGGAGCAGGCCGGCGGCCCCGTACAGCCCCCAGTGCCGGTGCGCCGCACCGCCGAACGTGCACTCGACCCAGCCGTCGCCGTCGTGCCGGTGGTGGGTGGCGGGGCTGGGCATGCGGCCAGGGTAGTGGTCCCATGGTGGGATGGGCGATGAGTCACGAGGCGTCCCGTCGTCTGAAACCACCATGACGGACGCCACCCCCCAGGCCACCTGGAAGCGCAACGCCACCTTCTTCCTGGCCGGGCAGACGGTGTCCCTGCTCGGGTCGATGCTGGTCCAGTACGCCGTCATGTGGCACCTGACCCTCACCACCCGGTCGGGCACCGTGATGATGTGGTCGATCGTCTTCGGCATGCTGCCGCAGGCCGTCGTCAGCGTGTTCGGCGGGGTCTGGGCCGACCGGCACAACCGCAAGCTGCTCATCATGGGCTCCGACACCGCCATCGCCGCCGTCACGCTGGCGCTGGCGCTCGTGATGGCCTCCGGCGTGGACGACCTGTGGGTGATCTACGCGGCGCTCGCGGTCCGCTCCACGTTCGCCGGGATCCAGACCCCTGCGGTCGGCGCGCTGATCCCGCAGATCGTGCCCGAGGACCAGCTGCTGCGGATCAACGGGTTCTTCCAGTCCATCCAGTCGGCGATGATGCTGCTCGCGCCCGTCGTGGCCGCCGCGATCTACGCGAACTTCGACATCGTCGCGGTGTTCTTCGTGGACGTCGTCACCGCGCTGATCGGAGTCGGGCTGCTGGCGCTGGTGCCGGTCGCGCGCATCGTGCGTTCGGGCGACGCGGCCGACGGCGCCCCGCCCCGCTACTTCGACGACCTGCGCTCCGGGGTGCGGTACATCGCCCGGCACGGGCCCGTGCGCTGGCTGATGGTGCTGTTCGCCGTCGCGATCCTCCTGGTCGGGGCGCCGTCGTTCCTCACGCCGCTGATGATCGCGCGGTCCTTCGGCACCGAGGTGTGGAAGCTGACCGCGAACGAGGTGGCCTGGGCGATCGGCATGCTCGGCGCCGGGCTGGTCATGGCCTGGCTCGGCCCGCGCGTGCGGCGGCACCTGGCCATCGTCGTCGCGTCGGTGGCGGTCGCGGGGGTGTTCACGGCCCTGCTCGGCACCGCGACGAACCTGTGGGTGTTCTTCGGGTACGGCTTCGTCGTCTCGGCGACGTTCGCGACCATGACCGCGCCGTCGATGACGATCCTGCAGACCACCGTGGAGCCCCAGTACCAGGGGCGCGTGTTCGGGTTCGTCGGCATCGTCATGGCGGTGGCGATGCCGCTGAGCATGGTGGTGTTCGGTCCGCTCGCCGACCGGAACACGGTCGAGTCGCTGCTCGTGGTCGCGGGGGTCCTCCTGGTCGCGTTCATCCTGGTCCTGCTCGCCGTCGGGCCCACGCGCCGCTCGCTGGCGGCGCTGGACGCCGCGACCCGGAACGCCGCCGACGCTGGTGGTGACGACGACGGTGACGACGCCGGTGGCGACGCCGGGGGCGGTGTCGCGCACGCCGACGCCTCAGAGCTCGCCGACGCCTCGGAGCTCACGGAGGAGCGGCACTCCTGACGTAGCCGTCGCACCGGCCCCGCGAACCCCGCGGGGTGGCGGTCAGGCGATCTCGCAGATCGGGGCGCCCGCCGACACGGCGTCGCCCGGGGCGGCCGTCAGCGACCGGACCGTGCCCGCCTTGTGCGCGAGCAGCGGCTGCTCCATCTTCATCGCCTCGAGCACCACGACGAGGTCGCCCTCGGCCACCTCGGCACCCTCGGCGACGGCCACCTTGACGATCGTTCCCTGCATGGGTGAGGCGAGGGTGTTCCCGGCCGGCCCGGTGGGACGGCCACCGCCGTTGCGGCGTCCGGCCGGGCGGCGCTGGGCCGCGCCCCGGGCGTTGGCCGTGCGGGCCCGCCCGGCCGCCACGCCCAGGCCCGCGGGCAGCACGACCTCCAGGCGGCGCCCGCCCACCTCGACCACGACGCGCTCGGCCTGCGGCTGCAGCTCGTCGTCGTCGTCATCCGACGGCGCAGCGGGCGTGGCCGGGGCCAGCGCGGCGACGACGTCGGCGAAGTCCGTCTCGATCCACCGGGTGTGCACCCGGAACGCGCTGCCGTCGGACGGCACGAAGTCCTCGGCATCGAGCACCGCCCGGTGGAACGGCACCACCGTGGGGATGCCGGCGACGTCGAGCTCGCGCAGGGCGCGACGGGCGCGCTGCACGGCCTGCGTGCGCGTGGCGCCCGTGACGATCACCTTGGCGATCATCGAGTCGAAGTTGCCCGAGACGGTGTCGCCCTCGACGACGCCGGTGTCCACGCGCACCCCCGGCCCGGCGGGCCAGCGCAGCGTCGTGATCTTGCCGGGGGCGGGCAGGAAGCCGGCCGCCGGGTCCTCACCGTTGATACGGAACTCGATCGAGTGCCCGCGGGGGGCGGTGCGCTCGTAGCCGAGCGCCTCGCCGTCGGCGATGCGGAGCTGCTCGCGCACCAGGTCGATGCCGGTGACCTCCTCGGTCACCGGGTGCTCGACCTGGAGCCGGGTGTTGACCTCCAGGAACGAGATGGTCCCGTCCTCGCCCACCAGGAACTCGCACGTCCCGGCGCCGACGTACCCCGCCTCGCGCAGGATGGCCTTCGAGGCGCGGTCGAGCTCGGCGTTCTGCGCGTCCGTGAGGAACGGCGCGGGCGCCTCCTCGACCAGCTTCTGGTGGCGGCGCTGCAGCGAGCAGTCGCGCGTGGACACGACGACGACGGTGCCGAACGCGTCCGCGAGGCACTGCGTCTCGACGTGGCGGGGCCGGTCGAGGTAGCGCTCGACGAAGCACTCGCCGCGACCGAACGCCGCGACGGCCTCGCGCACCGCGGACTCGTAGAGCTCCTCGATCTCCTCGAACGTGCGGGCCACCTTCAGGCCGCGGCCGCCGCCCCCGAACGCCGCCTTGATCGCGACGGGCAGGCCGTGCTCCTTGGCGAACTCCACCACCTCGTCCGCGCTGGACACCGGGTCCGGAGTACCGGGCACCAGGGGGGCGCCGGCACGCAGCGCAATATGCCTTGCGCTCACCTTGTCGCCCAGAGACTCGATCGCGGCCGGCGGCGGGCCGATCCACGCGAGGCCCGCGTCGATCACCGCCTGCGCGAACGCGGCGTTCTCGGAGAGGAACCCGTAGCCCGGGTGCACGGCGTCGGCGCCGGACCGCTTCGCGACGTCGAGCAGCTTCGCGACGTCGAGATAGGTCTCCTGAGCCCGTACGCCGCCGAGGGCGAACGCCTCGTCGGCGACGCTCACGTGCAGCGCCTGACGGTCAGGATCGGCGTAGACCGCGACGGACGCGATACCGGCGTCGGCGCACGCACGCGCGACCCGGACGGCGATCTCGCCGCGGTTGGCGATGAGGACCTTGGTGATGGGCACGGCTCACGGTAGCGCGAGCACCGGCGTGCGGACCGGGCCGGTTGGGGCCAACGCCC
The Xylanimonas cellulosilytica DSM 15894 DNA segment above includes these coding regions:
- a CDS encoding phospho-sugar mutase, with translation MTEQTESLQSLLDAATAWAHDDVDDVDKAELHALVERARATAPGAVQARAELQDRFAARLQFGTAGLRGAMAAGPNRMNRSVVIGAAAGLGAYLGSALGAASGATPPRVVVGFDARHRSADFARDTAAVLTAQGAEVLVLPSPLPTPVLSFAVRHLSADAGVMVTASHNPAADNGYKVYLGGRVVTDAGQGAQIVPPYDVLIAEQIAAVGPAAAVPRAESGWTTLDASIVDDYVAATLALADETPRTLRIVTTSLHGVGGQVLARVLAEAGFTHVVPVEEQRRPDPDFPTVVFPNPEEKGAIDMAVAVAQDAHADIVIANDPDADRCAVAVHDRRQGTYQGAETATSQGWRMLHGDEVGALLGDDIASRLAGTFDGAQDRPVLANSVVSSRLLAAIAHRHGLAHATTLTGFKWIARTPALAFGYEEALGYCVDPDQVRDKDGISAALLVAQLANRLKAAGRTLPDRLDDLAREHGLYLTDQLSVRFEDLAGIPAAMARLRAEPPTTLAGSGVVDVLDLADGVDGLPPTDGVRLLTQDGTRVIVRPSGTEPKVKCYLEVVRDVPADATFEEISRARSNARATLAMLKHDIAAALGL
- a CDS encoding purine-nucleoside phosphorylase; translated protein: MTSNAASVPDLDDPATDPFDVARAAADHIAEVSGVDGHDIALVLGSGWGGAAELLGDVVAEIPSHEIPGFAKPTVAGHVGTTRSVCIERADGSTRNVLVLGSRTHLYEGRGVRRVAHAVRTAAATGASALVLTNGCGGLHVSWRPGQVVLIRDHLNLTATSPLEGATFVDVTDLYTPRLRELARTVDPTLPEGVYAQFPGPHYETPAEVRAAGIMGADLVGMSTGLEAIAARHCGMEVLGMSLVTNLAAGVSPQPLSHEEVLEAGAKAGPVISDLLARIVKLV
- a CDS encoding NAD(P)H-quinone dehydrogenase, whose product is MSAVGSDTSPQTTVRDGQRVVILGGGPGGYEAALVARRLGADVTVVEKQGLGGAAVLTDVVPSKTLIATAEWLTIAERAPELGIRGSGDGKYGVDLTAVNTRVLALAAAQSADIRARLEREGIVVVTGQGRLDGPSRVVVSGPGADDVAYDADAVLVAVGATPRVLPTAVPDGERILTWTQLYSLDALPERLIVVGSGVTGAEFAGAYQALGSDVVLVSSRDRVLPGEDEDAAALLEGVFRGRGMEVLSRSRAAAASRTASGVEVTLDDGRVVEGSHVLVAVGAVPATRGIGLEEAGVALSSSGHVVVDKVSRTTARGVYAAGDCTGVLPLASVAAQQGRIAMAHALGDAVEPLRLGTVAANIFTAPEIATVGYSEKDLRQRSIRYVTTTIPLARNPRAKMLGMRDGFVKLFAHPEAGVVLGGVVVAPRASELVFPITLAVAHRLTVDDVAGAFTVYPSLSGSIAEAARTLHGTRDPGEA
- a CDS encoding carbohydrate kinase family protein; translated protein: MTVIVCGPASWNHLILLDRLPEPVPHMQFATASVRTVGGTSAGKAVHLTGLGVETVLHAQLGDDDEGVHVGRALERAGVTVVRHRSAATEQHVNLMTDAGERVSLYVAVPSEPDETVVAAAEAHLDVAEIAVIDLCTLGARLLERRTSGGSAWTAPVWTDLHDYDGASAFHEPFLRAADVVFMNDDAVDDPWELLAGCVARGPRLAVCTRGAAGAMAMDAGGARYEVAAVPTEVVDTNGAGDAFFAGFLVARLRGSGVTGCLTAAAGHAGVALRSTALHPSLH
- a CDS encoding NUDIX domain-containing protein; its protein translation is MPSPATHHRHDGDGWVECTFGGAAHRHWGLYGAAGLLLARGAPGGTTTDAALAWDLVLQHRALWSHHGGTWGIPGGALAAGEDAVAGALRESTEEAGIAAGQVRVVGRHVLDHGVWRYTTVLAVAADGADVVPAVTDPESLAVQWVPAQGVDRLPLHPAFAAALPGLLSALDDVRRTRSPS
- a CDS encoding MFS transporter, whose translation is MTDATPQATWKRNATFFLAGQTVSLLGSMLVQYAVMWHLTLTTRSGTVMMWSIVFGMLPQAVVSVFGGVWADRHNRKLLIMGSDTAIAAVTLALALVMASGVDDLWVIYAALAVRSTFAGIQTPAVGALIPQIVPEDQLLRINGFFQSIQSAMMLLAPVVAAAIYANFDIVAVFFVDVVTALIGVGLLALVPVARIVRSGDAADGAPPRYFDDLRSGVRYIARHGPVRWLMVLFAVAILLVGAPSFLTPLMIARSFGTEVWKLTANEVAWAIGMLGAGLVMAWLGPRVRRHLAIVVASVAVAGVFTALLGTATNLWVFFGYGFVVSATFATMTAPSMTILQTTVEPQYQGRVFGFVGIVMAVAMPLSMVVFGPLADRNTVESLLVVAGVLLVAFILVLLAVGPTRRSLAALDAATRNAADAGGDDDGDDAGGDAGGGVAHADASELADASELTEERHS
- a CDS encoding acetyl/propionyl/methylcrotonyl-CoA carboxylase subunit alpha; the protein is MPITKVLIANRGEIAVRVARACADAGIASVAVYADPDRQALHVSVADEAFALGGVRAQETYLDVAKLLDVAKRSGADAVHPGYGFLSENAAFAQAVIDAGLAWIGPPPAAIESLGDKVSARHIALRAGAPLVPGTPDPVSSADEVVEFAKEHGLPVAIKAAFGGGGRGLKVARTFEEIEELYESAVREAVAAFGRGECFVERYLDRPRHVETQCLADAFGTVVVVSTRDCSLQRRHQKLVEEAPAPFLTDAQNAELDRASKAILREAGYVGAGTCEFLVGEDGTISFLEVNTRLQVEHPVTEEVTGIDLVREQLRIADGEALGYERTAPRGHSIEFRINGEDPAAGFLPAPGKITTLRWPAGPGVRVDTGVVEGDTVSGNFDSMIAKVIVTGATRTQAVQRARRALRELDVAGIPTVVPFHRAVLDAEDFVPSDGSAFRVHTRWIETDFADVVAALAPATPAAPSDDDDDELQPQAERVVVEVGGRRLEVVLPAGLGVAAGRARTANARGAAQRRPAGRRNGGGRPTGPAGNTLASPMQGTIVKVAVAEGAEVAEGDLVVVLEAMKMEQPLLAHKAGTVRSLTAAPGDAVSAGAPICEIA